A stretch of the Lineus longissimus chromosome 10, tnLinLong1.2, whole genome shotgun sequence genome encodes the following:
- the LOC135494404 gene encoding proline-, glutamic acid- and leucine-rich protein 1-like, translating to MAAPMAASASTWNSIKPSNLTLSPDLFSSILVERQALACQGTGFAPSVVSHINTSLSTSATRLEGLFLLQHFIKQCTGDSFNDAALSWIGQLTIILQSYETTVVHQASCDVLAALLAEIRPLTELSHEVSTSHLPQVVLALLRSKQPWYLSAVRCLISCMDNFPGPCGPFKDKIEKFILPSILVGADPEALKACSSCYALLPTCGGGGHQSIKHSDAWGSHCSILLGSLQVTLTHLYQGLEDEDDLPSPKQTLNGLEPVDETDNNRFYKLTKRFLAIGTCLTEMFRKDYGFSLRNPAGEVLNFVCRCLAVNSKFLESRPSTERLLLATVVSQIHQGALGILESLIHSCRTILLPQSNIVNKLLLQTLSWSQTDDNAGRGKAYSSLRQSAYSTLIMWLKACGTLQSMDSLVQSVMIDIKPGSETLKLDSKQSKLKDAQELMSSKKKKKKQKGQMSTVGAVSKIPQKGNPELCSKALQALRQILLSAGHCLKTHTLQNVEEFIMPLSLKIQNGDGLPPYLSASCRMDLYRVLQAMVLVSHSSWQPSVHCIIRLFSTGQRDANIEISTFAMESLALCTALIHPIVPTLYRPPPVVKKDNDNVAITVSSMDSTVYSQLNTSLFRTNGATMGLQSGGGDTKTFAMSAGDFDDSRTGLSPGVQQVGTKSTQGGQGDAEAGVVTFTVVDNDSADNEEEDATVDEMSGVQVVQVTEKLVGVENTSRNKTCEVEMEGQVAVEQTISKKRKFESDAAESQPSEKVSCPSPKPCSSRTEEGGSPAGIVDSMLMSFVDAGPDSE from the exons ATGGCAGCCCCCATGGCAGCTTCTGCCTCCACGTGGAATTCTATAAAACCGTCGAATTTGACGCTTTCCCCTGATTTATTTTCGTCGATTTTGGTAGAGCGGCAAGCACTAGCATGTCAG GGCACTGGATTTGCACCAAGTGTTGTTAGTCATATAAATACGTCATTGTCTACCTCTGCCACACG GTTGGAAGGCTTATTTCTTCTACAACATTTCATCAAGCAATGCACCGGTGACTCCTTCAATGATGCAGCACTCTCCTGGATTGGCCAGCTGACCATCATCTTACAGTCCTACGAGACCACTGTTGTCCACCAAGCTTCCTGTGACGTTCTAGCTGCCCTGTTGGCTGAGATTCGCCCACTGACTGAACTGAGTCATGAGGTGTCCACATCTCATTTGCCACAAGTTGTCCTGGCTTTGCTCAGGTCCAAACAGCCG TGGTACTTATCTGCAGTCCGATGCCTCATCTCATGCATGGATAACTTTCCAGGGCCATGTGGTCCATTTAAG GACAAAATAGAGAAGTTTATCTTGCCTTCAATTCTAGTCGGCGCTGATCCAGAAGCTTTGAAGGCCTGTTCCAGCTGTTATGCCCTGTTACCAACCTGTGGTGGAGGAGGTCACCAGTCTATCAAGCATTCAGATGCCTGGGGGTCACACTGCAGCATTCTCCTGGGGTCACTGCAGGTCACACTCACTCATCTTTATCAAGGACTAGAAGATG AGGATGATCTTCCGTCTCCAAAACAAACCCTGAATGGTCTGGAACCAGTTGATGAGACAGATAATAACAGATTCTATAAGCTGACCAAGCGCTTCTTGGCTATAGGAACATGTCTAACAGAGATGTTTAG AAAAGATTATGGATTTAGCCTCAGGAATCCTGCGGGGGAAGTCCTCAACTTCGTCTGCCGCTGTCTGGCTGTGAATTCTAAGTTTCTT GAAAGTCGACCATCTACAGAGAGGTTACTCCTCGCTACCGTTGTCAGTCAGATCCACCAGGGGGCTCTTGGCATACTTGAAAGTCTCATTCACAG CTGCCGGACTATCCTCCTGCCCCAGTCCAACATCGTAAACAAGCTTCTACTCCAGACCTTGTCTTGGTCTCAAACAGATGATAATGCAGGAAGAGGCAAGGCCTACAGCAGCCTTAGACAGAGTGCCTACTCTACGCTTATCATGTGGTTAAAGGCCTGTGGTACTCTACAGTCCATGGATAGTTTGGTGCAGTCGGTAATGATCGACATTAAACCTGGTAGTGAGACTTTAAAG CTCGATTCCAAGCAATCAAAATTGAAAGATGCCCAGGAACTGATGTCCagtaagaagaagaaaaagaaacagaagGGTCAGATGTCTACTGTTGGTGCTGTGTCCAAGATACCTCAGAAGGGCAACCCAGAGCTCTGTTCAAAGGCACTTCAAG CTTTGAGGCAAATATTATTGTCAGCTGGCCACTGCCTTAAGACCCATACTCTTCAAAACGTGGAGGAATTCATCATGCCACTCTCATTGAAGATACAAAATGGAGATGGCTTGCCACCCTACTTGAGTGCATCATGCCGGATGGATCTGTATCGTGTCCTACAAGCCATGGTTCTGGTTTCACACTCGTCGTGGCAGCCGTCTGTCCACTGTATCATCAGGTTGTTCAGTACTGGCCAGAGAGATGCAAATATTGAG ATTTCAACCTTTGCCATGGAATCGTTAGCGCTATGTACGGCCCTCATTCACCCAATAGTGCCAACGTTGTACAGACCGCCACCTGTAGTCAAGAAAGATAATGACAACGTTGCTATTACTGTGTCCTCAATGGATTCAACGGTCTATTCGCAATTGAATACAAGTTTATTCAGGACGAATGGGGCAACTATGGGATTACAATCGGGAGGTGGGGATACTAAGACATTTGCGATGTCTGCTGGAGACTTTGATGACAGTCGAACGGGTTTGAGTCCTGGTGTACAGCAGGTTGGGACTAAATCCACCCAAGGTGGACAGGGGGATGCTGAGGCTGGGGTTGTAACTTTCACTGTGGTGGACAATGATAGTGCTGATAATGAGGAGGAAGATGCCACGGTTGATGAAATGTCTGGTGTTCAAGTAGTCCAGGTTACTGAGAAGCTAGTGGGTGTGGAAAATACATCTCGTAACAAAACTTGTGAGGTCGAAATGGAAGGACAAGTGGCAGTGGAACAGACCATTTCAAAG AAAAGGAAGTTTGAATCTGACGCAGCGGAGAGCCAACCATCTGAAAAAGTCAGTTGCCCATCACCAAAGCCATGTTCTAGCAGAACTGAGGAAGGTGGCAGCCCTGCAGGAATA GTGGACTCTATGCTGATGTCCTTCGTGGATGCTGGGCCAGATTCTGAGTGA
- the LOC135494417 gene encoding histone-lysine N-methyltransferase PRDM16-like: MFNQEEPWVISPDKQTTIAMITPPKKRHRCHHCRYSTNRRNNLQRHIQAMHSQTAIPLRCCGTDFQNKAALRQHTRACHRDGYTCQECGRVFCRKALLRRHHSVHSGVREHVCDMCDYATSHKSNLERHKKVHDRDSSETDHRENNLLIEAKTNRETTFAIPKSDNDSSLTQHVSDNRMQVVRPIPRLPEGFSQRTKPVIPFSNFSDKYFGLKSNPWHYPSILVPPPIRPSQQSLVAMFDPVHESRRPHCAGNIATSWYDCPLCAFSLDACRIHRTPYFVPNFLRQRRTLPFPVGRHFRTETPPMVLGAEGKDITTIANARLPLKKRDIIC; this comes from the coding sequence ATGTTCAATCAAGAGGAGCCTTGGGTAATTTCCCCTGATAAGCAGACGACGATCGCCATGATTACCCCGCCAAAAAAACGACACCGATGCCACCACTGCCGGTATTCCACCAACCGTCGGAACAACCTCCAGCGACACATACAGGCGATGCACAGCCAGACTGCGATACCACTCCGGTGCTGCGGGACAGATTTTCAAAACAAGGCAGCGCTGCGGCAGCACACTCGGGCCTGCCACCGGGATGGCTACACTTGCCAAGAGTGCGGCCGTGTCTTCTGTCGAAAGGCACTGCTCCGGCGACATCATAGCGTGCACAGCGGCGTCAGGGAGCACGTTTGTGACATGTGCGACTATGCCACAAGCCACAAAAGCAATTTAGAAAGACACAAAAAAGTTCACGATCGAGATTCATCTGAAACTGATCATAGGGAAAACAATCTTCTTATTGAAGCTAAAACGAATAGGGAAACAACTTTCGCCATTCCAAAAAGTGACAACGATTCGTCTTTGACGCAACATGTCTCCGATAACAGGATGCAGGTTGTGCGACCTATCCCGCGATTGCCCGAAGGTTTTTCCCAGAGGACAAAACCTGTTATTCCCTTTTCAAACTTCTCGGACAAATATTTCGGCTTGAAATCAAACCCTTGGCATTACCCGTCCATTTTGGTACCTCCACCAATACGTCCTTCCCAGCAGTCTCTGGTAGCGATGTTTGATCCAGTACACGAGTCTCGGAGGCCTCATTGCGCAGGGAACATCGCGACGTCCTGGTATGACTGTCCTCTCTGTGCCTTTTCGTTGGACGCTTGTCGGATTCACCGCACCCCATATTTTGTGCCAAATTTTCTCAGGCAAAGGAGGACACTTCCTTTCCCTGTAGGAAGACACTTCAGAACCGAGACCCCGCCCATGGTTCTGGGCGCCGAAGGGAAAGATATCACCACCATAGCGAATGCCAGACTCCCACTAAAGAAACGGGACATCATATGTTGA